In Planctomycetia bacterium, one genomic interval encodes:
- a CDS encoding glycoside hydrolase family 127 protein, with amino-acid sequence MLYQIFILIGLIIVTGLTGNKVKESPPTIHLYRHARTEYQLQGPVGTYLTRISENWLKLVPAANPAILEMFRDRDRKPLRRMEPWAGEFAGKYLTGAVEVYRLTRDEELKKVLSKFVAELISLQGPDGYLGPWPKGSHLTGHAPNMTDKGGPTWDAWGHYHIMQGLLHWYLETNDTAALQAARKIGMLFCDKFLGEKMPRLVDTGSTEMNLAPVDVLCQLSVYCKEKRFLDLAEQIVKEYAALDGAGKPLAGDYLQSALNGKEFFQSPKPRWESLHPIMGLARMYYLTSDNQYYRAYQHWWWSIVKLDRHNNGGFSSGEQAQGNPYHRGAIETCCTIAWLAMSVEMLKLTGNSIVADELELSTLNSGLGMHSPSGRWCTYNTPMDGVRKASAHDIVFQSREGAPELNCCSVNSARSLGLISEWALLHGENGVYLNWYGPCILSTPLLQDNKLTLTQETDYPREGNVNIKVQLSKPATFELWLRIPHWSKNTVVKVNGEAVKNVRPGAYASVDRLWQTGDTIQIEFDFSLHYWVGEKECKDTVSIYRGPILLTYDRRFNESIDPPDLPTLDAVGLQGKMVDWKGRSQPIMLLEFPTTDGKKLRLCDFASAGNAGSPYLSWLKVKGVQPVEFSTQNPLRSGAERR; translated from the coding sequence ATGCTTTATCAGATCTTTATCTTGATCGGTCTGATCATTGTTACGGGGTTAACCGGGAACAAAGTGAAGGAATCGCCGCCGACCATTCATCTGTACCGTCATGCACGAACGGAGTATCAACTCCAAGGCCCGGTAGGCACGTATCTCACACGGATCAGCGAGAACTGGCTCAAGCTGGTGCCTGCCGCCAACCCTGCTATTCTTGAAATGTTTCGCGACCGCGATCGTAAACCCCTGCGCCGAATGGAACCCTGGGCCGGAGAGTTTGCCGGGAAATACCTCACCGGAGCAGTGGAGGTCTATCGACTCACCCGTGATGAAGAATTGAAAAAAGTGCTGAGCAAATTCGTGGCTGAGTTAATCTCACTGCAGGGGCCAGATGGGTATCTCGGTCCCTGGCCCAAAGGTTCACATCTCACCGGTCATGCTCCCAACATGACCGACAAAGGCGGTCCGACCTGGGATGCTTGGGGACATTACCACATCATGCAGGGGTTGCTGCACTGGTATCTTGAAACGAATGATACCGCCGCGCTGCAGGCAGCCAGAAAAATCGGCATGCTATTTTGCGATAAATTCCTCGGCGAGAAGATGCCTCGCCTGGTGGATACAGGCAGCACCGAAATGAATCTCGCTCCGGTGGATGTCTTGTGTCAACTCTCTGTCTACTGCAAGGAAAAACGATTTCTAGATCTCGCAGAGCAGATCGTAAAGGAGTACGCTGCTCTCGATGGCGCCGGCAAACCGTTGGCAGGAGATTATCTGCAGTCAGCCCTCAACGGAAAAGAATTCTTTCAATCCCCCAAGCCTCGTTGGGAAAGCCTGCATCCAATCATGGGCCTGGCACGGATGTACTACCTCACCAGTGACAACCAATATTACCGAGCTTATCAACACTGGTGGTGGAGTATCGTGAAACTCGACCGTCATAACAATGGCGGGTTCTCTTCAGGTGAACAGGCCCAGGGTAATCCGTACCACCGCGGTGCTATCGAAACCTGTTGTACCATTGCCTGGCTGGCCATGAGTGTCGAAATGCTCAAGCTCACAGGCAATTCCATTGTGGCTGACGAACTGGAACTCTCGACACTCAATTCGGGCCTGGGAATGCATTCTCCCAGTGGCAGATGGTGTACCTACAACACACCGATGGATGGCGTGCGCAAAGCCAGCGCGCATGATATTGTCTTCCAGTCGCGGGAAGGTGCGCCAGAACTGAACTGCTGTAGTGTAAATAGCGCCCGCAGTTTGGGGCTGATCAGTGAGTGGGCGCTGCTTCACGGAGAGAATGGGGTGTATCTGAACTGGTATGGACCATGCATCCTCAGTACGCCACTGTTACAGGATAACAAGCTGACGCTGACGCAAGAGACCGACTATCCTCGTGAAGGCAACGTGAACATCAAAGTGCAACTGAGCAAACCCGCAACATTTGAACTGTGGCTGCGTATTCCCCATTGGTCAAAAAACACCGTGGTCAAGGTGAATGGCGAAGCGGTCAAAAATGTTCGCCCCGGGGCCTACGCGAGCGTGGATCGTCTCTGGCAGACCGGCGATACCATCCAGATCGAGTTCGATTTCTCCCTGCACTACTGGGTGGGTGAAAAGGAATGCAAGGATACCGTCTCTATCTATCGCGGCCCCATCCTGCTCACGTATGATCGACGATTCAACGAGAGCATCGATCCACCCGATCTGCCCACACTGGACGCCGTCGGCCTGCAAGGCAAAATGGTTGATTGGAAAGGTCGAAGCCAACCGATTATGCTGCTCGAATTTCCCACGACTGATGGCAAAAAACTCAGGCTGTGCGACTTCGCCAGTGCCGGCAACGCTGGTTCGCCCTATCTGTCGTGGCTCAAAGTGAAGGGCGTCCAACCAGTTGAATTCTCTACACAGAATCCACTACGTTCAGGAGCGGAGCGACGTTAG
- a CDS encoding type II toxin-antitoxin system RelE/ParE family toxin, with amino-acid sequence MGGEFLNELEDVFTEIASNPDRYAKEFHDIHAGLLKRFPYVVFYRNKIDHIRVLAVFHASRNPDRWQSRN; translated from the coding sequence CTGGGTGGCGAGTTCCTCAATGAACTGGAAGATGTTTTTACAGAGATTGCCTCCAATCCAGATCGATATGCAAAAGAGTTCCATGACATACACGCAGGACTGCTCAAGCGATTTCCTTATGTAGTGTTTTACCGCAATAAAATCGATCATATTCGCGTGTTAGCTGTGTTCCATGCCTCACGAAATCCGGATCGCTGGCAATCCAGGAATTGA
- a CDS encoding addiction module protein encodes MIQNMKELGLDKLTTEQRIHLALEIWESLGDATWKPMLSAEQQAELIQRDAEMENDVSSSCSWQEIRDFVEKPL; translated from the coding sequence ATGATTCAAAACATGAAAGAACTTGGATTAGACAAATTAACTACGGAACAGCGTATACACCTGGCTCTTGAAATATGGGAAAGTCTGGGTGATGCAACCTGGAAACCTATGCTGTCGGCTGAACAACAGGCGGAACTGATTCAACGAGACGCTGAAATGGAGAATGATGTATCCAGTTCTTGTTCCTGGCAGGAAATTCGCGACTTTGTTGAGAAACCACTGTGA
- the hslU gene encoding ATP-dependent protease ATPase subunit HslU, whose protein sequence is MKPLTPKEIVAALDKHIVGQAAAKKAVAIALRNRWRRQQLPEELQNDVTPKNILMIGPTGVGKTEIARRLAQLTGAPFIKVEASKYTEVGYHGRDVDSMVRDLTEVAIGMVRTEQRKLVEFQALARVNEKLLDLLVPSTGWDSDITPEQAERNARTREKINTRLLAGDLEESEVEIQVEQKQPQVTMLGLGQMESDLQTVIEKMMPKNSTTRKLPVKEARKALLEQESEALIDKQVVIEKAIKLAENQGILFIDEIDKVCGPQSSSGPDVSRQGVQRDLLPIVEGTTVSTRYGPVSTDHILFIAAGAFHVSKPSDLMPELQGRFPIRVELEDLDKADFLRILTEPQHALTKQYSELLATEGIKLSFTDDALSEMAELAYEANRATQNIGARRLHTIIERLVEDISFAGPDWKPKKFSIDKAYVVKQLGHLFKKEDVSKFIL, encoded by the coding sequence ATGAAGCCTCTGACACCCAAAGAAATCGTCGCTGCTCTTGATAAACACATTGTTGGCCAGGCAGCTGCCAAGAAGGCAGTTGCCATCGCTCTACGTAATCGCTGGCGCCGGCAGCAACTGCCCGAAGAATTGCAGAACGATGTCACTCCCAAAAACATCCTGATGATCGGGCCGACCGGCGTGGGTAAAACCGAAATCGCCCGCCGCCTGGCTCAACTCACAGGTGCTCCCTTCATCAAAGTGGAAGCGAGCAAATACACCGAAGTGGGCTACCATGGCCGCGATGTCGACAGCATGGTGCGTGATCTCACCGAGGTAGCTATCGGTATGGTTCGCACCGAGCAACGCAAGCTGGTAGAATTCCAGGCTCTTGCTCGAGTCAATGAAAAGTTGCTCGATCTGCTTGTACCATCAACAGGCTGGGATTCTGACATTACGCCGGAACAAGCTGAACGCAACGCCCGCACCCGTGAAAAAATCAATACCCGCTTGCTGGCTGGTGATCTCGAAGAAAGTGAAGTCGAAATACAAGTCGAACAGAAACAGCCGCAAGTCACCATGCTCGGGCTGGGGCAGATGGAATCGGATTTGCAGACCGTCATCGAAAAGATGATGCCTAAGAATTCCACCACGCGCAAGCTGCCAGTGAAGGAAGCCCGCAAGGCGCTGTTGGAACAGGAATCGGAAGCCTTGATCGACAAGCAGGTGGTGATTGAAAAGGCTATCAAGCTGGCAGAGAACCAGGGGATTCTCTTTATCGATGAGATTGACAAGGTGTGCGGGCCGCAGTCTTCCAGTGGGCCCGATGTATCCCGCCAGGGAGTACAGCGTGATCTGCTGCCTATTGTAGAAGGTACCACGGTCAGTACGCGTTATGGCCCGGTGAGCACCGATCATATTCTCTTCATTGCGGCAGGTGCATTTCATGTATCCAAACCGTCCGACCTGATGCCTGAACTACAGGGCCGGTTCCCGATTCGAGTAGAACTGGAAGATCTGGACAAGGCAGACTTCCTCCGCATCCTTACCGAACCGCAGCATGCCCTGACCAAACAGTACAGTGAACTGCTGGCGACTGAAGGCATTAAGCTCAGCTTTACTGACGATGCATTGTCTGAGATGGCGGAACTCGCCTATGAAGCCAATCGTGCAACCCAGAACATCGGAGCCCGCCGACTGCATACCATCATCGAAAGGCTGGTTGAAGACATCAGCTTTGCTGGTCCCGACTGGAAGCCGAAGAAATTCTCGATTGACAAGGCCTATGTTGTGAAACAGCTGGGGCATCTATTCAAGAAGGAAGATGTGAGCAAGTTTATTCTGTAG
- the hslV gene encoding ATP-dependent protease subunit HslV: protein MQIHATTILAVRHHGKTAIGGDGQVTLGNTVMKQDAQKIRKLDGGRVVVGFAGGAADAFALMERFEAKLKDFAGNVPRAAVELAKDWRTDRSMRRLEAMMIAADKENLLLVSGTGDVIQPTDGILGIGSGGSFALAAARALVSHSKLSAKDIVKASLEIAGEMCIYTNRNIVVEEVV, encoded by the coding sequence ATGCAGATTCACGCCACAACTATCCTTGCAGTTCGACATCATGGAAAGACTGCCATTGGCGGCGATGGCCAGGTGACACTCGGCAACACCGTGATGAAGCAGGATGCCCAGAAAATCCGTAAGCTCGATGGTGGCCGCGTGGTAGTAGGCTTTGCCGGCGGCGCTGCTGATGCCTTTGCCCTGATGGAACGATTTGAAGCCAAACTCAAAGATTTTGCAGGCAACGTTCCCCGCGCTGCGGTGGAACTCGCCAAAGACTGGCGCACCGACCGCTCCATGCGACGGCTCGAAGCCATGATGATTGCTGCTGATAAAGAGAACCTGCTGCTGGTTTCGGGCACCGGCGATGTCATTCAGCCTACTGATGGCATCCTGGGAATAGGATCGGGTGGTTCCTTTGCCTTGGCTGCAGCCCGTGCCCTTGTCAGTCATTCCAAGCTGAGCGCTAAGGATATCGTCAAAGCGTCGCTCGAAATCGCCGGCGAAATGTGCATTTACACGAATCGGAATATTGTGGTGGAAGAAGTGGTTTAG
- a CDS encoding ABC transporter ATP-binding protein: MTVPRGCVLGLLGPNGAGKTTFLRIVLGLQRPSSGVIKVFGSRMGPNASSVRRRIGYIPTHSEFPPGLTPLEYLDYCGKLFGLRAPVRKPRCAQMLRAVGLQDVAGMVITGFSSGMTARLSVAASLINEPELLIWDEPTHGLDPEARRSMLELIKQLSSEKTLIVSSHNLSDIDEVCSHAAVLSRGQLLFYGDLADMKGNGGGCFAFELELDCDAKTTSRTAQALRDQKICESIESQQRRLTVHLPEDQPNTLVLAQVFQSLSDLKVNVVDVRGLGQGTEAAFLDLVEKEESNALVRVYRHAA; this comes from the coding sequence ATGACCGTGCCGCGAGGCTGTGTGCTCGGCTTGCTGGGCCCCAACGGCGCGGGAAAAACCACGTTTCTCCGCATCGTTCTCGGCTTGCAACGTCCTTCTTCCGGCGTCATCAAGGTCTTTGGTAGTCGCATGGGGCCTAATGCATCCAGCGTGCGACGGCGGATCGGCTACATCCCAACGCATTCCGAATTTCCACCAGGGCTCACCCCTCTGGAATATCTCGATTACTGTGGCAAACTCTTTGGTTTACGCGCCCCGGTCCGCAAGCCTCGCTGTGCGCAGATGCTGCGGGCTGTGGGCCTGCAGGACGTTGCCGGTATGGTCATCACCGGCTTTTCCAGCGGGATGACCGCTCGGCTCAGCGTGGCGGCAAGTCTGATCAACGAGCCCGAACTGCTGATCTGGGACGAACCAACGCATGGTCTCGATCCTGAAGCACGGCGGAGCATGCTGGAACTTATCAAGCAGCTATCCAGTGAGAAAACACTTATCGTATCCAGTCACAATCTCTCTGATATCGATGAGGTTTGCAGCCATGCTGCCGTACTCAGTCGCGGACAGCTACTCTTTTATGGCGACCTTGCTGACATGAAGGGCAATGGCGGAGGTTGCTTTGCGTTCGAACTCGAACTTGATTGCGATGCCAAGACTACTTCGCGAACTGCACAGGCATTGCGCGATCAGAAAATCTGTGAATCGATTGAATCGCAACAGCGCCGCCTGACGGTGCACTTGCCTGAAGATCAACCTAATACACTGGTGCTGGCTCAGGTGTTCCAATCCCTGTCGGATCTGAAAGTGAACGTGGTGGATGTGCGGGGGCTGGGCCAGGGAACAGAAGCAGCCTTCCTCGATCTGGTCGAGAAGGAGGAATCGAATGCCCTCGTCCGCGTCTACCGTCATGCCGCCTAG
- a CDS encoding peptidoglycan DD-metalloendopeptidase family protein, with amino-acid sequence MKQDIPATKGTRSIWYRARTNDKSVKRNFVRLRLELEVLEDRCTPDVSLLNSGFDTGFGTFPGQTSSQAGIYDLLLRGGKPQPDAIVNLQITSAFICDAFGIAQTAPVMGQMLFLRSHWQVTGSAFEQYIVRYTVDGVALDSSLITNNGDGGYSWYRGGWYASPGTHSVVVTIDGLNQVAESNEFDNQMSFNFTTVFPTDLPSLSTLYTSDDLNQEWFINNYADVNPFSGVAADYLGGIFQYDGHDAHDSGPQAQFFHKQDLGIPLIATNDGTVTQVADGQFDRENSSNNNSGNYILVNHGNNWETLYYHAAANTITVKVGDQVKRGQLLGFMGSSGNSTGTHIHFNHRYRGAVVETGYAPSSYWQTPPPYSGSVPTTLFDAGITNFTPSYNELTERLSPISSFSTTESGTLFAWTSLWNFKTTDQLTWRWTRPNGTFFDSNFTPTQNYLRMSWWYWSLPLSNFQSSPGTWQVVMRLNGTPIKSTSFNIGGGSVPSIKMLRGTTPLIDERSTPIEFGSVSLGGSPVQQTFSIQNHGNGVLNLSNLSLPAGFSVVGSLPSSVAANGSASLVLRLDTTRAGSKFGTVKFDTNDPDTPVYDFNISGTVTGAAPVGAPVVTLPGSAVAYNLQSLPRFLFPLGTITDSNSANFNGGSLTVTPGMGAHVDDRLTINSQGTGAGQISVTGSTVSYEGTPIGTFSGGSGSVPLVINFNSSATPVAAQALLRQITYASLLAIEPVQKRRYYSVRLVDDTLLTSTDPWKMVAHSGVKRAPTVSTLNNQSITRGTTMSQVGSFADLFGFSWSATVDYGDGSGVQPLSLNPDKTFQLGRQYVSVPGNYTVTVSVWNDQGGIEIKTFQTAVLAPIQVNSVQVNDGSMQRSQVTQLLLTFSRAVDTVDAGAFSLSIVNSVGIIPSLNVAWSVGNTVATITFSGTGVIAGSIADGRYRLELDATKLHDNTGGILDGNGDGLSGGGYSGSEFHRLFGDFNGNGTVDTSDRDLFFAALGSSTGDAGYNTMFDFNGDGRIDFIDYAHFRRRNGMSV; translated from the coding sequence GTGAAACAAGATATTCCTGCAACTAAGGGCACCAGGTCTATTTGGTATCGAGCCAGGACAAACGACAAATCTGTTAAAAGAAACTTCGTGCGGTTAAGACTCGAACTGGAAGTTCTTGAGGATCGCTGTACCCCCGATGTGTCGCTGCTCAACTCAGGCTTCGATACAGGCTTTGGCACATTTCCTGGCCAGACTTCATCGCAGGCCGGGATCTACGACTTACTGTTGCGTGGTGGTAAACCCCAACCCGATGCGATAGTCAACCTGCAAATCACCTCTGCCTTCATCTGCGATGCATTTGGCATTGCACAGACTGCGCCGGTGATGGGCCAGATGCTCTTTCTTCGGTCACACTGGCAGGTGACTGGCAGTGCCTTTGAACAATATATCGTGCGCTACACCGTGGATGGTGTTGCCCTGGATTCCAGCTTGATTACCAACAATGGAGATGGTGGCTATTCGTGGTATCGTGGAGGCTGGTATGCCTCTCCGGGCACCCATTCGGTGGTTGTCACAATTGATGGGTTGAACCAGGTGGCGGAATCGAATGAGTTTGACAACCAGATGAGTTTTAACTTTACCACGGTATTCCCCACCGATCTTCCCTCGCTGTCCACGCTGTATACCAGCGATGACTTGAATCAGGAATGGTTCATCAACAACTATGCGGATGTGAATCCATTCTCGGGAGTAGCGGCTGACTACCTGGGAGGAATTTTTCAATACGATGGTCACGATGCTCATGATTCAGGACCGCAGGCACAGTTCTTCCACAAACAGGATCTGGGCATACCGCTGATTGCCACCAACGATGGTACAGTAACCCAGGTGGCTGATGGTCAGTTTGATCGTGAAAATTCTTCCAACAATAACTCCGGCAATTACATCCTCGTGAATCATGGCAACAACTGGGAGACGCTCTACTACCATGCTGCTGCCAATACGATTACGGTCAAAGTGGGAGATCAGGTAAAACGCGGGCAACTGCTGGGGTTCATGGGCAGTTCCGGTAACAGCACCGGTACGCATATACACTTCAATCATCGCTACCGCGGCGCTGTCGTGGAGACTGGTTATGCTCCTTCCTCGTACTGGCAAACGCCTCCACCATACAGTGGCAGTGTACCCACCACACTCTTCGATGCTGGAATTACCAATTTTACTCCTTCTTACAACGAGTTAACAGAACGACTTTCACCTATCTCCAGTTTTTCCACGACGGAATCTGGAACGCTCTTTGCCTGGACCTCGTTGTGGAACTTCAAGACCACTGATCAGTTGACTTGGCGCTGGACGCGACCGAACGGCACATTCTTCGATTCAAATTTCACACCCACTCAGAATTACCTGCGCATGTCGTGGTGGTACTGGAGTTTGCCACTAAGCAACTTCCAGTCAAGTCCCGGCACCTGGCAGGTGGTGATGCGACTTAACGGCACCCCCATCAAGAGCACCAGTTTCAACATCGGTGGAGGCAGTGTACCATCCATCAAGATGCTCAGGGGCACCACTCCCTTAATCGATGAACGGTCAACACCTATTGAGTTCGGATCAGTTTCACTCGGTGGATCACCAGTTCAGCAAACGTTTAGCATTCAGAACCATGGTAACGGCGTACTGAATCTTTCCAACTTGTCTCTGCCTGCTGGCTTTTCAGTAGTTGGAAGCTTGCCATCCTCGGTGGCTGCGAACGGTTCAGCATCGCTGGTCCTTCGACTGGATACCACGCGTGCCGGCAGCAAATTTGGCACAGTGAAATTCGACACGAATGATCCTGATACTCCCGTCTACGATTTCAATATCAGCGGTACTGTAACCGGTGCAGCGCCAGTTGGAGCGCCGGTAGTGACTTTGCCTGGTTCAGCAGTTGCCTATAACTTGCAATCCCTGCCACGGTTCCTGTTCCCGTTGGGCACCATCACTGACAGTAATTCCGCCAACTTCAACGGCGGTTCACTGACCGTTACCCCAGGTATGGGGGCTCACGTTGATGATCGATTGACGATCAACTCGCAGGGAACTGGTGCAGGTCAGATTTCCGTAACTGGCAGCACGGTCTCTTATGAAGGCACCCCAATTGGAACTTTCAGTGGCGGAAGCGGGAGCGTTCCTCTGGTAATCAATTTCAACAGCAGTGCCACGCCAGTTGCGGCTCAGGCTCTGCTGCGACAGATCACCTATGCCAGCCTGCTGGCCATAGAGCCAGTTCAAAAGCGGCGATACTACTCAGTCAGGCTGGTAGACGATACTTTGTTGACCAGTACCGACCCCTGGAAGATGGTGGCACATTCGGGAGTAAAGCGGGCTCCTACTGTTTCGACGCTGAATAACCAGAGCATTACACGTGGCACAACGATGTCGCAGGTAGGCAGCTTTGCCGATCTATTTGGATTCTCCTGGTCAGCCACGGTCGATTATGGTGATGGCTCAGGCGTGCAACCTCTGAGCCTGAACCCGGACAAGACCTTCCAGTTGGGCCGCCAATACGTATCAGTACCAGGCAATTACACCGTTACAGTTTCTGTCTGGAATGATCAGGGTGGAATCGAAATCAAAACATTCCAAACTGCGGTGCTGGCGCCAATTCAAGTCAACTCTGTTCAGGTTAATGATGGCAGCATGCAACGATCGCAAGTCACGCAATTGCTGCTAACCTTCAGCCGGGCAGTGGACACCGTTGATGCCGGAGCCTTTTCGCTGTCCATTGTCAATTCAGTGGGCATCATACCGTCATTGAATGTAGCTTGGAGCGTCGGCAACACTGTAGCCACCATAACCTTCAGCGGAACGGGAGTAATTGCCGGTTCGATTGCAGATGGCCGTTATCGCCTCGAGCTTGACGCCACTAAACTACACGACAACACCGGTGGCATCCTGGATGGAAATGGCGATGGACTATCAGGTGGAGGCTATTCAGGCAGCGAGTTTCATCGGCTTTTTGGAGATTTCAATGGCAACGGCACCGTGGATACCAGCGACCGTGATCTCTTCTTTGCAGCCTTGGGAAGCAGCACGGGTGATGCAGGATACAACACCATGTTCGATTTCAATGGTGATGGCAGAATCGACTTCATCGATTACGCTCATTTCCGTCGTCGCAATGGCATGAGTGTATAG